Sequence from the Cryptococcus neoformans var. grubii H99 chromosome 3, complete sequence genome:
TCATTCCATCTTGGCGGCGCTGAGCGCTCGTCTCGGATACGCCACCGGACTTCCATCATAACAACGGCTTGCAACGGCTTACATGCGTGCCAGCGTAATCTCAGTGACTTCAGACACTTATTTATATAGCCGCATCTAACTCTCTCTTTGTTTCTCAATGTCAGAAATGCCTCCCAAGCCCAGGAGACCTGATCTACCCAcactttctttttctgctATGCAGCCACCGTATGTCATCTATCTGCCTGCCGGCAATCAGCTCCTCCAAGGTAATTCAGCTAATTAAATCTACAGCATGTCTGAAGATGTTCATACACCGCTTCCGGGTACCCCTATACCAATAGAACAGGCAAGTTTAAACAACTATCCCTATGTATGATATATAGGGACCAGTACGCGAACCATCAGTTATTAACAGAAAGCGCAGGATCCCTTGATGATGGCATCTGATATACCTGCAGTCGAGCTTGCAGTCAATCTTACCAAAACGAAGCGATCTCTGGAGGATGATGCCAGCAGCTCGACCGAGAGCCTTGATTTTGAGCACGAAACGTGGAcagacgatgaggatggttTACTGCAAGGCGTGAGCAAAAGATTTGCGCTCTAAAAAGTTACAGGGTTGCTGACAAATTATCAGTTCCTCTTATGTCCCCCACGTCCGCTCAATATTGCATATCCACCTTCagcccttcctcctcctgcgGCTCTTGATGAAATCACCTCGCAGGTCCTTGAAACGCAATCTCGTAAAGATCTCTCAACCTCATCTCGTTCACCGAAATCATTCTGGCATCACACATGGAAATCTACCCGACAGCGCTTGTTTCTTATAGCCCGACGAGAGAGTATGTCAGCGATAGGTGGCCATCGCCGACAAAAATCAGACTCGGTCATCCCAGCCGTGAAGAAGCAAGAAAATGCCAAGTTGAAAGATGGTAAAAGAAGCCTGATCGACCTGAAGGCTGGAAGGGTGGGTAGGCATCAGAATGATAGCATGGACAGTCTGTTTGGTAATGAGCAGCCTGGAGAGCTGTCTGAGACACTAAGACTGTCAAACTGTTTGCAAAGAAATGCGGCAAGAGATGAGGAACATTCGGCGTCTTCTGTATCGTCCATTTGTAGGTCTTATTTTTTGCTATGGGCAGTTTGTCGCCGCTTACTGTGATGTTAGCTTTCAGCTCACTCTTCTCAAATAACACCTTTCAGAGGTCATTATCTCCATTTGCATCTTTAGATCCGCCTGTACGGCACGTGTCACTACTTCAACGAGGACGATCGTTCACATTTGCCGACTTTGAGCATGAGCAAGCTTCAGGTAACGCAGCTCATGACTCTCTTACATTCGATAACGAAGATGCTgcgtcatcctcatcgtcgcGAGTGTCACGTCCAGACTTGCATCACTCAAGATCAAGTCCGGTGTCGGTCAGGTTGTCGTCTTCAACGTCCGTTTCCGGCAGAATGTCGGATTGTGACACACCAACGGTGAATATGCAGTCGTTTGGCCCAGCGTTGGGGCTGGGCACATCTTCGGGATCAAGTTGTAGCACTCCCATTGGTCCTGCCTTTTCTATCCCAGCCCTTCCCATTTTATGCACTGACAATTTACCAACGGATGTCTCCCCGAACGCCTTTGCATCCTTATCGATATCATCTCTTGACGATTCTAGTACCTCCGTTCTCGGCGTGCAACCATCATCCTCGGACTCCTCTCCTCTGAAACGCCCATCCTACATTCGCCGATCACCGCTTCTTCGTTCATTTTCGGATGGAACTTTCCTGTCAAAATTTGAAAAAattccctctctttctcccggTAGAGAGAATAAGCGGCAAAGAGCCGAATTATCGAGTTCTACTCTGGAGAGTCTTGCCAACGACAGTAGCGGAACAAAGACCGCAGGTGCTGTACCTCTAGGGAGAGGTGGGTTGCAAGATGTCATAATACGGAGTTCTCCGGACGAGCAACATGTGTTTGGGCAAGTGTTCGAAGGCTTGCAACCGCCATTTAAGACCAAACGTTTGTAATGACGGTTGGCTCTGGATTGCCTGTCTTTGATTTGATCTACAGAGCTACATCCGGCATGCCTGTATATCATGGGCTAGCCTGGTAGTTCACATTTACCTCTAGTCCTAATCATTTAATTGCTGTGCTTTTGTTGTTATTTTTATATCGTTGCAGTACTTGTTGAATTGTTGTCTTGCTATTTATTCACCTTCCGCCCCAAGGCTAATGCCACTTATATCATTAAATCTACACTTTCGTTTACGTATACGCACCAAAAATTAATTATGGCTTCTATTTAGATACCATTGAAATCGCCTTTTTTATATCTACCCATGCGGGTTACAATGGCTTGCTTGCGCAGCACACAGGCCTATTAATTTACGGAGCGAGATCTTTCGTTTCTTGTTGTCGTGCTTTTCACCACGCCACCTGTCTGTACACATAATGTCACATCAATGTTGGCTGTTTGGTGATGTTTCGTTCAACGTCTACAAGAAAATAGAGGATTGCTCGCCTATCGTCACTAAAATGTGACTCAGTTATGCCAAAGGATGAAGTGGCTGCTTAGTACATCTTCCTATGGCTTTCTTTTATgtatctcttctcttctactTTTCATTGTGGTTACATATCAAGGTATACAATTTAACAGCCAAACAACAGCTCTGGGGGTGTAGCTCATTTGGCAGAGCGCGTCATTAGCATCTTCTTGTATAGGTCCTTTGACGAGGTACTGGGTTCAATTCCCAGCTCCTCCATTTTTTTAACTTTCACATTTCTCATCTTTGTCCATTCTTACTAAGCTCCTTAAATACAATGTGATATGCATACATGCAGCTTTTAGCAGTTACGTCGCGTTCCGCTCCGCAAGAGGTTGGCTACCGAACTACTGTATCATGCTACAATATTTCAGGTGGGGGGATGCGATGAGGAACTACTACATCAACCACAGACATTTGCTTCCGTCGTCGTTAGTTCGCAAACATTGCCGTTCGTTGTCATTCCTCGTTCAGTTTGTCTTGCCTTCCGCCAATCCTGCGTGCTGTTCATCAATCTATAGGCTCGCAGTAACAGGTGCATTGAATTACTGTTCTACAGTATCCTTGAGCCTACGTTCTTCACTTCATATCGCACGCCTTGCATTGATATCAAGTTTCATCTCTACGCCCTCAGTTTTTGAAGGATCACAGACACCATCAGTAAGTGATGACAATCGCTGGGTTCTGCACAAGCTTTTACTCATTGTGCGTGTCGAACAGAAGTAAGATGGCATATAAAACTTATACTGGATTTGCTATGGTTGAGCCTCCTCCCAATACGCAAGTCGCTCCCAGAAAAGTCAGCCCCTCGATCAGAGAGcttcctccccctctcGTCGTCAGCGAGCGCAATTTTAAAGgcctcaagctcaaagACGACACGTTTTTTCTTATAATCGACCAATACCAACGTACCAGAGCTCTCAAAATCTTTGACAATGAAGGGATGAAGGCGATAGGGGAAATCTCTGAGATTTACCGGTGGCTGAAGATGTTTCCCAACGTCGAAAGAGTTGAGATCAACGCTAGCGCGCTCATCCCTTCGCCGGAAGACGACGTCCAAAAAAAAGTTAGGAGGAATCGTCATTACGAACCCGAAGCACCCGTCAGACGCCACTTCCAACAACAGTTCGGAGATCGTTTTGAAGAGCTGGCTATATTCATTGACGGCGACACCACTGCGATCCACAAGACTTTCAATGAGTTTTTGATGAATGACATCCAACCTCGTATTCTCACTTATATTATTCCTTCCGAACATTCCggaagtgatgaagagctcGATTGTATCTATGGCATGCCACAGTGTTGGCCCGGTGGACGATGGATTAGAGTTATAGCTGACTTTCGCTGGCCGGAGAAGAGGCGAAAGGAACTGCACGAACTTCATCGACGCATTTCGGTTCAGATTGCTGACCGGGTACTTCAACAGTCTTATGATCATGAGTTAGTTGCCGACGATGATAGATTTTATACGAGAGATGGGCCTTTGAGCGGACGATGGGCTAAAGTGCAGTGGAACGTTGTAGGAGCAAAGAGAGTTAAGGGTTTGGTGAAGGATATAATCAATAAGGAAAAGGACCAAGATCCGAAGAGGTTATTGAACCTGTTTGATCAGTATGTCGAGGTATTTGAGTTGACCGAAGGGGTCGCGAAAGAGTTTGGGCTATGGTAaagaggagggggggggAGGCAATCTTTTGTggggaaagatgagaagTAACATTGTAAAATTATGTATATCAACATAGGGTTTTCATTATTAGCATTATCTGAGAGTCTACGGCTCTATCTCCGTAATTGAATGTCAAATGTCCTTGTAGCCACTCTTTCAGCTTGTTCGGCGGAATGTGTGATCCATACAAGCGCCTTGAGCCCGGTGTCCCTGCCGCGCTGAAATAGATGTCATGAGCACATGCACACTCAGTCATCGACTCACAGATGATTGGTTATCTAGCAAGTTGATCAAGCTCCGCTCGACACGTTTTGATGTCTCTTCGTCCAAAGCCGACGTGGGTTCTAAAATCTATCAGCTCGACATTTTCAGAGGCACTTCGTTTTACTCACCGTCCAAAAGTAACACTTCCGCACCTCCAATGCCAACAGCCAGCGCCAAAGCTAACCGCTGAgcttctcctccactcaGCGTATCCCaattccttctccacatGGTTTTCTCAATTCCCCAATCTACCGCAAGATCCATAGGGTCGATCCGGTCTCCCGTTCCGTTCTCCTTGGCCTCTTGGCTAGCTTTCCTAGCAGAGAATTTTTTGACAGTTTCCAGCAAGTCGTAAGGGGTGCCAGGCAAGATGCTCGGTCTTTGCGGAACATATTGAACCTTGACTCGCCAGTTGGGGATACCCATTTCTTGG
This genomic interval carries:
- a CDS encoding ATP-binding cassette transporter, with protein sequence MPRPFLSVKDLTIKRDSGSPILENLSLDVSEGEVLVIRGPSGSGKSTLLKCMAELNPYQSGTIELHGQSSQEMGIPNWRVKVQYVPQRPSILPGTPYDLLETVKKFSARKASQEAKENGTGDRIDPMDLAVDWGIEKTMWRRNWDTLSGGEAQRLALALAVGIGGAEVLLLDEPTSALDEETSKRVERSLINLLDNQSSRGRDTGLKALVWITHSAEQAERVATRTFDIQLRR